In Mytilus edulis chromosome 4, xbMytEdul2.2, whole genome shotgun sequence, the following proteins share a genomic window:
- the LOC139519937 gene encoding uncharacterized protein translates to MSTNGGSFQYSVLPNGKRFRRDTKSKEWLQVMETSVNDVIPEDSCNGMTYRQSPSMLKYLLTCTPDEEIPTTSMEFTAGNISMEENAVSSDMFACETKRKRTPFCDPENSLLQLDDSVEDKLKTLLAKGHGSSKTDKTGFPSDGSSSGYITAEYTSSNEQTTNTNKLEELQRTQNFMIEQNKVMRNYRNWGST, encoded by the exons ATGTCAACAAATGGCGGCAGTTTCCAATATTCAGTGTTGCCGAATGGCAAGCGTTTTCGAAGAGATACAAAATCAAAAGAATGGCTTCAGGTAATGGAGACCAGCGTAAATGATGTAATCCCCGAAGACAGCTGTAACGGAATGACTTACCGTCAAAGTCCTTCTATGTTGAAGTATCTACTTACATGTACTCCTGATGAAGAAATACCAACCACAAGCATGGAATTTACCGCCGGGAATATCAGTATGGAGGAAAACGCCGTTAGCTCGGACATGTTCGCGTGTGAAACGAAGAGAAAGAGAACACCATTTTGTGACCCAGAAAACAGTCTGCTTCAACTTGATGATTCTGTCGAAGATAAACTGAAAACCTTGCTTGCTAAGGGTCATGGTTCTAGCAAGACCGACAAAACGGGATTCCCTTCTGATGGAAGCTCGAGCGGTTACATAACAGCAGAATATACATCATCCAATGAACAAACAACAAATACCAACAAA TTGGAGGAGCTACAAAGGACACAGAATTTTATGATAGAACAGAACAAGGTTATGAGGAACTACAGAAATTGGGGATCAACGTAA